Genomic segment of Streptomyces alboniger:
CCCGCCGAGAACGCGTACGCCGTCGAACCGGTCGGTGTCGCGCAGACGATGCCGTCGCAGCCGAAGCCGGTGACCGGCCGCCCGTCGATCTCCAGGACGACCTCGAGCATCCGCTCGGGCGACACCTTCTGGACGGCCGCCTCGTTCAGCGCCCAGTCGCGGTGCACGACGTCGCCGTTGCGGTGCACGATGACGTCGATCGTCATGCGCTCCTCGACCTCGTACTCCTTGGTGACCACCCGGTCGACGACCTTGTCGAGGTCGTCCCGCTCGGCCTCGGCGAGGAAGCCCACGCGCCCGAGGTTCACCCCGAGCATCGGCACCCCGGAGGCCCGCGCGAAGTCGGCGCCGCGCAGCAGCGTCCCGTCACCGCCGAGGACGACGATCAGCTCGCAGTCGTCGATGCAGTCGGCGGTGGCCTCCCTGACCGTCTCGACGGCGGAGGGCAGCGGAAGGTCCGCGGCCTCCGCCTCAAGGACTCGTACGCCGATGCCGCTGCGCAGCAGCCCCTGGACGACGAGTTCGGCGCTGCGGATGGCCGCGGGCCGTCCGGTGTGCGCGAGCAGGAAAACGGTTCGCGCACTGGTCTGGGTCACTCGGCACTGAGTCAACGGGGCCCCTCCGCCACGGCACGGTCTACGTCCGCCGGGTCCAGCTCATCGGCCCCGGCGCGCAGCCACAGAAAGTACTCGACATTCCCCGAGGGCCCCGGCAGCGGGCTCGCGGTCACCCCGCGCACCCCGAGGCCGAGCCCCCACGCCTGACGTGCGACGCCGCGCACGGCATCGGCCCGCAGCTCGGCGCTGCGCACCACGCCGCCGCTGCCGAGCCTCTCCTTGCCCACCTCGAACTGCGGCTTG
This window contains:
- a CDS encoding NAD kinase — protein: MTQTSARTVFLLAHTGRPAAIRSAELVVQGLLRSGIGVRVLEAEAADLPLPSAVETVREATADCIDDCELIVVLGGDGTLLRGADFARASGVPMLGVNLGRVGFLAEAERDDLDKVVDRVVTKEYEVEERMTIDVIVHRNGDVVHRDWALNEAAVQKVSPERMLEVVLEIDGRPVTGFGCDGIVCATPTGSTAYAFSAGGPVVWPEVEALLMVPISAHALFAKPLVTSPDSVLAVEVQPHTPHGVLWCDGRRTVELPSGARVEVRRGEVPVRLARLHHASFTDRLVAKFALPVSGWRGAPH